AATGCCTTGGGTGACTTCAAGCGTTACCATCATGTTTATTTTTATGTTTATCAACGGATGGTTTCAGGGAATGGGCTGGCCGCCATGCGGCAGGACAATGGCCCACTGGTTTTCTATTAGTGAACGAGGCACAAAAATGTCAATCTGGAATGTTGCCCATAACATAGGCGGCGGTATCCTGGCTCCGCTTGTCACTCTTGGCATTGCGATGTTTGTGACTTGGAAAAGCGTGTTTTTCTTCCCAGCCATCATTGCCATTATCATTTCATTTTTAATTGTTTTATTGGTTCGCGATACGCCTCAATCTTGCGGCCTCCCGCCAATTGAAGAGTATCGGAATGACTACCCGACACACGCTTTTAAAAATCAGGAAAAAGAATTAACAACAAAAGAAATCCTTTTTCAATATGTGCTGAACAACAAATTTCTATGGTTCATCGCGCTTGCCAACGTTTTTGTCTATTTTGTGCGATACGGCGTGGTTGACTGGGCGCCTACTTACTTAACTGAAGCCAAAGGCTTTTCTCCTGAGGACTCGCGTTGGTCGTATTTTCTGTACGAATACGCCGGCATACCGGGAACGATCCTGTGCGGTTGGATCAGTGACCGATTTTTCAGAAGCCGCCGGGCACCGGCAGGCGTTTTGTTTATGGCGGGCGTTTTCATTGCCGTAT
The Bacillus vallismortis genome window above contains:
- the glpT gene encoding glycerol-3-phosphate transporter — translated: MFHIFKPAPHIERLDDSKTDEAYKRLRLQVFIGIFVGYAGYYLLRKNFAFAIPYLQEQGFSKTELGLVLAAVSIAYGFSKFIMGMVSDRCNPRYFLATGLFLSAIVNILFVSMPWVTSSVTIMFIFMFINGWFQGMGWPPCGRTMAHWFSISERGTKMSIWNVAHNIGGGILAPLVTLGIAMFVTWKSVFFFPAIIAIIISFLIVLLVRDTPQSCGLPPIEEYRNDYPTHAFKNQEKELTTKEILFQYVLNNKFLWFIALANVFVYFVRYGVVDWAPTYLTEAKGFSPEDSRWSYFLYEYAGIPGTILCGWISDRFFRSRRAPAGVLFMAGVFIAVLVYWLNPAGHPLVDNIALISIGFLIYGPVMLIGLQAIDLAPKKAAGTAAGLTGFFGYIGGSAFANAIMGFVVDRYDWNGGFIMLVSSCILAIVFLALTWNTGKRAEHV